Part of the Borrelia parkeri genome, TTGACTGCAACAATATGCAGCGTTGCTATAATTAGAATCAATTTTAACAAGTCCACTGTTTTGCATATTTGTTGTAGGGTAAATATATAAGTTGACCCTAATTGAGTATTTATCATCTTCTTCTTGTTCTAGTGTTAACTTACAAGTATTCTCGTAAATAAAATCGCTAAGTAGACTATAAATTTGAAACATGGTGTAATAAGCATCCTTGTCTTTAGAGTTTATAACCTGACTTAAAATGAATATTTGAAAATGCAAACTAAACTCATTTACATTTTTGTAAAATGCACCAGCTCTTGAGCCTAACGTTAGATCGTCCATATTTTCAAATTTAATTGCAATAATGTTTTCACATTGAATAGTGTATTTAGACATGTATGGATGATTGTATGTATTAATTAAATCTAACTTTATCTCTAATTTAGAGATACGTTCTTTAAAAATTTTAAAATAAGAGATTAAGCTTTTGTGTATGTTCTGTGTACTTAATATCACTCATTTATCCTATAGCTAATAGAATTTATCATCTCCCCAGTATCAACCAGAGCAACTTCTGGATGAGGAGAACCTTTATCTCTCTTAGAAGCAATTGTCTTACTAGAGAGTGATGGTTTTACCTTACCGGATATGACATAATTTGTGTAATAAGTAATAAATGCTTCTGCTATAGCTTGCATTCCTTTCTTTGGACTTTGAAGAAAACATGCCTTTATATAAGGTGTATTTATATACTCTCTAAATTTATAATTATCAGCAACAGCATAAAGATGTGACCTTAAAGGCAATTTGCTACTACCCATCTCATGAAGACTTGCAATTTTAGCATTTCGTTTATCAAACCAACCAATCTCTACTTCCATTCTACTTCCTTCAAAATCATAGTAAGATAGCCAACACTAGAGTCGATACTTAGAATTTCATAAAATGTACTTTCATCTGAAATTCTATCTTTAAGTTCAAAATCCAAATTGGACGTAGTATAAAGTTTGTGAAGTGATTTTATATCATAAAGATTAATTTCAGGAACGCTTGCAAGCGTGTCAGCTTTTATACTAAAGAGTACTCCCTTAAACTCACTTGAGTTATTCTTATTGAAAGTTATATCATGCGAGGCTAAATTCTCCAGGTAAGCATAGGTTCCTTTATAAAGTTTTAAAGTCTCTTCATTCTTAAAATAAGAGATTACTCTTGATGCTAACTTTGAAAGTCTATCTCTAATGCTACTCATCACCTTATAAATCCTAAACAACAAGAGGGTATGTTTGTTTGGCTTTTTAGAGAACTAAGTAAAGATTCAAACTGTCTACAAAAACTTAAAGTAGTATTAGTCTCATTACTAGCAGGGTGATATGAAATTTCAAGTTCATTTAGCTTTTCATTTTTGATCCTCTCAAGACCAAATTCACGTATCATCCCTGCTTGACTTAGCCTGCAGCCTATATAGTAACAAAGCAATAGTATCAGATGGGAGGAGCTAATCACACGAGCATTAATTCCTTTAGTTATTATTATCATTTCAAGTAGTTCTGTGTAAGTTTCAAACTGTGTAAATGATAATATTTCTTCATTTAAGTTAAGTAAACTTAAGACTTTACTATGAAGTGTTTGAAGCTCTCCTGACATATCTACTCCTCTCCTACTAATAATTAACTTTGCTTAATATCAACTCTCAAAATAGTATTGTCTGTTGCTAAGAGCCCACCAAGTACAAAATCAAGGTATGAATGTGCAATATCAGTTGAGTCCTTATCAATTTGTCTATTTAGAATTGGTAACGTATATCTACTTAGTTTTAACTTTAGTAATTTTGGACTCATTGGATAAATGAGTATCTGGTTTTTTAGTAAATGACTTGTCTGTATATATACTTCTCTTCTATTATTAACAGCCTTTATGGTCTTAATAAGGAAATCTTCCCATGAAACAGTTGAAGAATAAACATTAGATGATGAGGACGTACTTGGTATTGCATATGGTTCAACAAGTTTCAAACTTGTTAATGGGTCAACTAATACCACCATAGGTGTTGAGAATTCTTTTCCTAGCTCTAATTTTGCAAGTCCTGACTTTATTTTTTCAAAGATCTTATCCATTTTATCTTTATTAGAAGCCTCAACTTCTTCTTTAACTTGATTTGGCATATTAAGTAGCCCGTACATATTAGGAAGTAATACTTGTTGACTCCTACCATCTTTTTTTACTGTGACAGTACCGGTTAAAATAAAATGATCGATAATCTTGATAATCTCATCACTTGTAAGCTTAAATGCTTCTCTAAAGGGAAGCAAACTGTTATTTGGATTTCCAATATATCCGTTATGGGTATAAAAGTTCTCTTCATATTGATTTATATGTCTAAACTTATACTGTAACTTTAGGTAATTAAGCATTATAGTTTCTGAACGAAATCCCATAGTTGAGATAACATTAACTTCATCTATTAATGCTGTAGGATTTTTATTTGCAAACGCATCCCATTTGATACTTTTCACAAAACCAGTTTTAAGATTGATGTATTCAAACTGTTCATCTGCTAACCATTTGTAAAATTCTGGTGTACTTACATCATTAATAACACTTGCAATTTCTTTTGAATAATATTCCAAATCAAATAAATCTGACATAAAATCTCCTTAATTTAAAGCCTTATTTCCATAAGTTACTACACTTACTATGTAAACGTCACTTGACAACTGAATCGAATCTGATGTAGCTATAGCATTGACATTGGTAGATCCACTAGCCTTTTCAAGCTCACCATTTGAATTAAATTTAAGCTTATCTTTTTCCTTAATAGAATTATCTTTAGCAACAAGATACCCTTCAAAATATTCTGTAATTGGTACTACTGTTGCCCTTTGTGTAAAATCATCTATGTTAACACATATACCGTATAAATCATCACCACCCCCAGGTTCAACATGTGGTTCATAGTGTGGCTGGCCTTGGGTAAAAGGATTTACAACAAGTTTTACACCTCGTTTATATGGATAACCTTTAGTTGGATGATTCTCTAATCTAGTCTTGCTGCTTGTTGCAGTTCCACCAGAATTACTAAAATGCAAATTCTTATCTCTAAAATCAGTATTGTTACTAAAAGTAGCTGAATAATTGCTAGGATTCTTCATAAGTCCTTTCAACTTATCTCTTTTAGTTTCATAGTCCTTGACTAATTGTGTGATATTATTAGATGACAATATTTAACCTCCTATTTTGATAATTAAAAATTCTTTAAGATCTATTACCATACACCGTTACTTCAACAAAATGTAATTTGTATTGTCCCTTACGGGTAGCATCATCTGGTGCTAAATCAATGGTAAATGCGTCATCAAGTGCTACGATATTCATCATTCTTTTGCCACCACTTCCTGCTTTTATAAGCATTCCGTTTGAATCAAAATCTAATTTATCTGCTATCTTTATACTTGCATCACTAGCTGATAAATATCCAGTAAAATTATTAGTTATTGGAATTACAGATGCCGTGTCAGTACTCTCATCAACATCAATGCATATACCATACATATCCTCATCATTAGATGGTATGACATAAACAGTATCACTCTCTACTGAAAGCTTAACAGCACGCTTGAATGGCCATCCTTTATATGGATACTTTCCTATAATGTCAACACTACTAGATATTGAGAGGGCATTAGAATCAATAATTTTCATCTTATCTTGAAATCCATTCTCAAAACCACTAAATAAAGCCCTATCTTCATGTTGATTCTTAGTGTAT contains:
- a CDS encoding DUF764 family protein — its product is MILSTQNIHKSLISYFKIFKERISKLEIKLDLINTYNHPYMSKYTIQCENIIAIKFENMDDLTLGSRAGAFYKNVNEFSLHFQIFILSQVINSKDKDAYYTMFQIYSLLSDFIYENTCKLTLEQEEDDKYSIRVNLYIYPTTNMQNSGLVKIDSNYSNAAYCCSQAFKANVQVIEQLIREEK
- a CDS encoding DUF1506 family protein, whose protein sequence is MSSIRDRLSKLASRVISYFKNEETLKLYKGTYAYLENLASHDITFNKNNSSEFKGVLFSIKADTLASVPEINLYDIKSLHKLYTTSNLDFELKDRISDESTFYEILSIDSSVGYLTMILKEVEWK
- a CDS encoding DUF3890 domain-containing protein translates to MSGELQTLHSKVLSLLNLNEEILSFTQFETYTELLEMIIITKGINARVISSSHLILLLCYYIGCRLSQAGMIREFGLERIKNEKLNELEISYHPASNETNTTLSFCRQFESLLSSLKSQTNIPSCCLGFIR
- a CDS encoding DUF228 domain-containing protein — encoded protein: MSSNNITQLVKDYETKRDKLKGLMKNPSNYSATFSNNTDFRDKNLHFSNSGGTATSSKTRLENHPTKGYPYKRGVKLVVNPFTQGQPHYEPHVEPGGGDDLYGICVNIDDFTQRATVVPITEYFEGYLVAKDNSIKEKDKLKFNSNGELEKASGSTNVNAIATSDSIQLSSDVYIVSVVTYGNKALN
- a CDS encoding DUF228 domain-containing protein, which encodes MSSVSEKITTSSGIKGNKEVQDSDTLHSDYELESQMANSEQIEFLKTLDVETLNTLDTLEDVESLRISSQPKSRSKRHTPAQVASLETQYRDAILKLRQYTKNQHEDRALFSGFENGFQDKMKIIDSNALSISSSVDIIGKYPYKGWPFKRAVKLSVESDTVYVIPSNDEDMYGICIDVDESTDTASVIPITNNFTGYLSASDASIKIADKLDFDSNGMLIKAGSGGKRMMNIVALDDAFTIDLAPDDATRKGQYKLHFVEVTVYGNRS